From a single Sander vitreus isolate 19-12246 chromosome 4, sanVit1, whole genome shotgun sequence genomic region:
- the LOC144516281 gene encoding LOW QUALITY PROTEIN: SH3 and cysteine-rich domain-containing protein 3-like (The sequence of the model RefSeq protein was modified relative to this genomic sequence to represent the inferred CDS: substituted 1 base at 1 genomic stop codon), with translation MDDKGSVDIHDNPPLPDNVMKEEDNTVYFIYDEEVEDEDKEEPPPAEPIKPVNDRPHKFKDHYCKKPKFCDVCARMIVLNNKFALRCKNCKTSIHHQCQSYVEFQRCFGKIPPGFRRAYSSPLYSSQPNSTVSQLLPFSQSNRTDPVFETLRVGVIMANKERKKGSEDKKNIMMMMTEDESQPKQEDEGGEGGKXGDKRGDKAPTDDKSKKLQSGKIGVFSQSHYYLALYRFKAIEKDDLDVHAGDRIMVIDDSNEEWWRGKIGERTGFIPANYIIRVRAGEGVYKVTRSFVGNREMGQITLKKDQIVVKKGEEVNGYLKVSTGRKLGFFPTNLLQEI, from the exons ATGGATGATAAGGGCTCTGTGGATATTCATGACAACCCCCCTCTCCCTGATAATGTGATGAAAGAGGAGGACAACACG GTATATTTCATCTATGACGAAGAGGTAGAGGACGAAGACAAAGAGGAACCTCCTCCTGCAGAACCCATCAAACCAGTCAACGACAGACCTCACAAGTTCAAGGACCACTACTGCAAGAAACCAAAGTTTTGTGACGTCTGCGCACGCATGATAGTTT TAAACAATAAGTTTGCATTGCGATGTAAGAACTGCAAAACCAGCATCCACCACCAGTGTCAGTCCTATGTGGAGTTCCAGAGGTGTTTTGGCAAAATT CCTCCAGGATTCAGAAGAGCCTACAGTTCACCTCTCTACAGCAGTCAGCCAAATTCCACAGTCTCACAGCTGCTGCCCTTTT CACAGTCAAACCGCACCGACCCTGTATTTGAGACGCTGCGTGTTGGTGTGATCATGGCCAACAAGGAGCGTAAAAAAGGGTCAGAGGACAAGAAGAAT ataatgatgatgatgacagagGATGAGTCCCAGCCCAAACAGGAGGAtgaaggaggtgaaggaggTAAGT AAGGAGACAAAAGAGGAGACAAGGCTCCTACTGATGACAAG AGTAAAAAGCTTCAGTCAGGAAAGATCGGCGTGTTCAGTCAGTCTCACTACTATCTGGCTCTGTACCGCTTCAAAGCCATCGAGAAAGATGATCTGGATGTTCA TGCTGGTGACCGCATCATGGTGATAGATGACTCCAATGAGGAATGGTGGAGG GGGAAGATCGGAGAGAGAACGGGCTTCATACCTGCCAACTACATCATCCGAGTGCGAGCAGGAGAGGGGGTCTACAAGGTGACACGCTCCTTTGTTGGCAACAGAGAGATGGGCCAAATCACTCTGAAGAAAGACcag ATTGTAGTGAAAAAGGGTGAGGAGGTAAACGGCTACCTAAAGGTCAGTACAGGACGGAAGCTCGGCTTCTTCCCCACCAACCTCCTGCAGGAGATCTGA